GTAAAAACGCGTCTTTGGGTGAGATGCTAAACCAGCTTTCATCCAAGGGTATACGTTTGCCCGACGGTTTTGCCGCCACTGCTTCTTGCTTTTGGAATTTTCTTGAAAGTTATAATCTCACCACCGCCTTGCAACAATTAATGGATCGCCTGGACCGGAACAACTATGTCAATTTAAAAGAAATTGGTAAAGCTGCAAGAGAATTAATTCTTAGTCATGAGTTGCCCCCAGCAACCCAGGCACAGATTATAAATGCCTACCGGGAACTAAGCGGTACTGAAGATATTGCTGTAGCCGTTCGCAGTAGCGCCACAGCAGAAGATCTACCGGAAGCCAGTTTTGCCGGCCAGCATGACTCCTTCCTTCATATTGAAGGCGGAGAAGCTGTTATACGTGCGGTACACAAATGCTTTGCCTCTTTATATACTGACCGGGCGATCAAATACCGGGAGGATAAAGGTTTTGACCATAGCAAAGTGGCTATATCAGTTGGTATCCAGAAAATGGTTCGCTCAGACAGAGGCAGTGCCGGTGTTTGTTTTACATTAGAACCCGAATCCGGTTTTCGTGATATTATTCATATCAGCGGTGTTTGGGGATTAGGTGAAAATATTGTACAAGGTACTATCAACCCTGATGAGTTTTTGGTATTCAAGCCTACTCTGGCTCAAAATAAAAATGCCATCATCCAAAAAAGATTAGGCGATAAGGCACAAACAATGATCTATGCTACAGACAGTAGTTCTACTACCTATAACATAGACACGCCGCTTAACAAGAGAGAACAATTTGTTTTAGCTGACCATGAAATCAAGCAATTGGCAGAGTGGTGCCTGATTATTGAGGAGCATTACAAAAAACCCATGGACATTGAATGGGCTAAGGACGGCATAACAGGTGAAATGTTTATCATTCAAGCCCGACCTGAAACGGTGCATTCACAGAAAAAACTAAATACCGTAACGGAATACGCTCTCCAGGAAAAAGGTGAAAAAATTACTTCTGGAAATGCCATTGGATTTAAAATAGCTTCCGGGAGAGCACGTATTGTACACTCTCCGAATGAGGACAGTCAAATTGAAAAAGGTGACATTATTGTTACCGATACCACAAGTCCCGATTGGGACCCTATTTTAAAAAAAGCAAGCGCTATTGTTACAAATAAAGGCGGGCGGACCAGCCACGCCTCCATCATTGCACGCGAATTGGGCATCCCTGCCGTGGTTGGCTGTGGAAACGCTACTGAAGAAATTAATAATGACATGCCAATAACCGTTTCTTGCGCTGAAGGGAAAACGGGAAATGTTTATAGAGGCCTGCTGAAATGGAAAGTAGAAGAACATGACTTTAATAACATGTATTTGCCCCGCCATACAAAACCCTTATTAATAATAGGAGAACCGGAAAAAGCATTTCAGCTTTCCTTTTACCCTAACGAAGGCGTTGGCTTAATGCGTCTGGAATTTATTGTCAACCATTATATGCAGATACACCCCATGGCATTAGTCAAGTTTGATGAATTAAAAGACCAGGCGGCAAAACATAAAATTGAAGAATTAACCCACAGCTACAAACATAAGCAGCAGTATTTCATAGACAAAGTATCACAGGGTATCGCCACAATTGCCGCAGCATTTTATCCCAAAGATGTTATTGTAAGGCTTAGTGATTTTAAAACAAATGAATATGCCAACCTCATTGGAGGAAAAGAGTTTGAGCCAAAAGAAGAAAACCCTATGATTGGGTTTCGGGGAGCCTCCCGCTATTACCACCCTTTGTATAAAGACGCTTTCAAACTGGAATGTAAAGCCGTACTTAAAGTGCGAAATGAAATGGGATTCACTAATGTGAAAGTAATGATTCCCTTTTGTCGTACGCTACAAGAAGGTAAACGTGTTATAGAAGAAATGGAAAGACATGGCTTATCCAGAGACTATAGTCCATCACTGGAAATTTATCTTATGGTGGAGATTCCTAGTAATGTGATTCTTTTAAATGAATTTGCTCAAGTATTTGATGGCTTCTCTATTGGTTCAAATGATTTAACCCAATTAACATTGGGTATTGACCGCGATTCTGCTATTGTTAGCCAGCTGTTCAGTGAGCAGGACCAGGCTGTCAAAACCATGCTTTCTATGGCCATTCACCGAGCCAACGAAGCGGGCATTAAAATTGGGTTATGTGGCCAGGCCCCCAGTGATATGCCTGATTTTGCCCAGTTTTTGGTTGAGCAAGGTATTACTAGTATTTCCTTTAATCCCGATGCACTACTTAAGGGTATACAGAATATTGTAGAAGCAGAAAATAAATTAAAATCACCCGCAAACCTTTCATTGTGAGAACCCTGTTTTATAATACAAAAAGTTACGAACGCAACTTTCTAGAGCACGCTAAGGCAGAACATACTGTTTTGTATACATCTGAAGGCCTTACAACTCAGACAGTTGGACTGGCAAAAGGATTTGAGAGCATTAGCATTTTTGCCACCGATACCGCTGATGCTCCTGTCCTTCGTGCATTAAAGATGATAGGCGTTCGCTATATTACCATACGTTCACCTAATTATGAAAATGTGGATATAGCGGAAGCAAACAGTCAAGGTATTCATGTTGCAAACGTACAGGAATATTCGCCGCATGCCGTTGCTGAACATGCTCTTTGTTTATTGCTAGCCTTAAGTAGAAAAACGATTCAGGCACATGAGCAGGTACAACAGTTGGATTTCACCTTGGATCACTTAATTGGTTTTGATCTTATGGGGAAGAAAGTAGGCCTGTTAGGTACGGGAAAGATTGGAAGCGCTATGGCTAAAATCCTTCATGGTTTGGGTTGTACGATACTGGCCTATGATGTAGACCGTAACCAGCAACTGGAAAACAACTATAATGTCTATTATGTTGGGCTTCATACACTGTGTAGTATGTCGGATATTATCTCCATTCATTTACCACCAAATAATGAATCCTATCCCCTTGTGACCAGCAGTTTCTTCAGTAAAATGAAAAGAGGGGTTATCATAATTAATACGGCTAGTGGTGCTGTGCTAGACACTATGGCCTTGATTGAGTACTTGGAGAGCGGTCATATAGGTGCGGCTGGGCTGGATGTGTATGAAAATGAAAAAGAGATTTTCTACCAAGATTTATCACAAAGTATGCTAAAAGATCCTATCCTGTTAAAACTAATGAGCTTTCCAAATGTAATTATTACTCCCCATCAAGGCTTTGCCACTAAAGAAGCATTGACTAAAATGGCAATGACCACTTTTGAAAATATCAGCTGCTGGGAACAAAAGAATAGTTGTGCAAACCAAATTACGTATGGTTTGCAAAATGAGCTAGCCACTAAGTTTCAATCAAACAATATCGAATCATGATAGGCCACCTTACAGAAACAGAATGCAAGGGCTTCTTAAAAAAAGAGATCGTAGGGCGTATTGGATGTAGTGTTAATGATGAGACATATGTAGTACCAGTTAACTATTTGTTTGATGGCAACAATATCATTGCACATTCACAGGAAGGAAAAAAGATTGAGATGATGCGGTTAAACCCGAAGGTGTGCTTTGAAGCGGATGATATGAAAACTTTAAAAAACTGGAGAAGTGTAATTGCCTGGGGGACATATAAAGAGATAACGGACGATACAGAGAAATGGGATACTCTTCACAATTTTGTTAACCGAATGATGCATTTTAAGTTCAGTGAAACAGCGCTTCCCCCTGAAATAATGCCACAGCGTATGCATCCCAGAAGTGGAAAGCTAAAGACAGTAGTCTTTAAAATTATAATTGACAAACTAACTGGTAGGTATGAAATTGAAGATGAGTAAAAAACTATGTTATCCCTTCTATTCTACTAGCATTAATTCCTCATATTTTTCAACTTTACTTCATTTAAGATAGTTACGTTTCCATCTTTAATATCAATAAGCTTCTCATTACGGAAGTCAGTTAGTGTCCGTATAAAAGATTCTGTGGCCGTTCCTGCGAGTGCTGCCATGTTTTCGCGGCTCAACTGGATAGCAGGAACTCCGCTGGGTTGTTGCTGTGACACCTTTTCTTTCATCACTAATAAAGCGTTCGCCACCTTTTTTCGAAGCGAGTTGTAAGCAATATCCAGCAACTGCTGCTCTTTTTCAGCTATGTTGTGCGAAAGCAACTTGATAATTGTTTTAGTCACTTCTGTATTATGATAGATTATCTCTTCAAACTCTGACTTGGGAAGCATGATCAGTTCCGTTTCTTCAACAGCTTGCGCCGTTTCTTTATAGGTCACTCCTTCAAGGAGAGGTACATAACCAAAAAACTCTCCTTCTTTATACAAGCCTGTAATGAATTCTTTTCCATCATCATTAATTTTAAAAGTTCTTACTCCTCCTTTTTGTATATAGAAAAGGTAATGGGGGTGATTGCCAGAAAAGTAGATGATCTGCTTTTTTTTGTACTGACTGGTTCCTCTTCCGTCTATGAATTCATGAAGGGCCTGTTCACCCGACATGTGCATATGAATCTGATTGATACCCTTTATGCCTTCAGCAATCTCCTGCTTCACCAAATCAGACTTTTGCAGCCGTTTTTGTATTGCATTCAACAGCTCTGTAGCAGTAAAGGGCTTTGTGATATAATCATCTGCACCTAGCTCCATTCCCATTCTAAAGTCGCTTCGTTCTGACTTGGCTGAAAGAAAAATAAATGGTGTATGGCTTAAATCAGAATGCTTATTTAGCATATGAAATACCCCATACCCATCCACCTCTGGCATCATTATATCGCATAAGATGAGGTCTGGCTTTTCCTGCACAGCAACTTCAACTCCCTTCTTACCATTCTCAGCCTTTAGTACATGATAATTAGAAAGCTCCAGCAGTTCTGCCGTATTTTCCAGTAATGGCACATTGTCTTCAATTACAAGAATCTTTTTCATAACGACTCTTTAATCTGAATTAAATAATGGGAATAGATCTACTGTTTTCGAGATAGGGTTATTTATGAAGTACTGTAAAGCTAGAAAATTCTTTAGTGTAATTCAACCTACCATACTATCAGCTTTATACACCAAAAGTTTTTTGATCGCCAATACCCGTTTGGTAACAAATAGCAAGAATATTTTTTTCAGGATTAAATTATGATTCCAATATAGGATTAGGCAATTCTACAATAAAAGAAGTGCCTTTGCCAATATTGCTTTCAATTTGAATCCGTCCACTCATTAACTCGACATACTTGGCTATAATATGCAAACCCAGCCCTGTTCCTTGTATAGTGGCGGCATTAGGTGCCCTAAAAAAGCGTTCGAACAAATGCTGCTGGTCTTCTTCTGAAATTCCTATGCCTTTATCTGTAACCACCAGGTTTAACAGGCCATCTTTTATCTCACACACCACATTTATACAAGAATTCTCAGGGGAAAATTTTATGGCATTAGACAGTAGGTTAGTTAAGATATTTCGCACCAATGCCCTATCTGTATAAACACTACTTTCTCCAGAATGGTGAAATGCTATCACCTGACCAGGCTTGACTATTTGCTGTAATTCCTGAACCAGTTTTTCAATCTCCGTTATATAATCACGGAATTCTATTAATTCCATCTTTGGTTTTACAGTACCTTCTTCAAGCTTACCCAGTGACAGAAAATCTTCCAAAATTGTTTTCATGCCAATAACGCAATCTTTAATGCGTAGGATTTGTTTTTCAACTTTCTCGTTCTTATCAATGGTATTGTACTTCTCCAATATGTCTGCAGAAGAAAGGATGGTACTAAGAGGGGTTCGAAACTCATGAGAAGCCATAGTGACGAATCTCGACTTTAAGTCACCTAACTCCTTTTCCTTTTCCAAAGCATCACTTAATTCTTGTTTCGACTTTTCCAGTTCAATTAAGGCATCTTTTAGTAGTTGCGTACGACTCTCTACTTTTGTTTCTAATTCCTGATTATTTTGTCTGATGCGAAATGCTGTATGCTCCAACTCTACCTTTTGTTGAAGCACCACCTGTTCGTTTTCTTTACGGAGTGTAATATCCACTACAAAAGCGATGACATAAGTTTCATTACCTAATTTGTAATAACTCAAACTTACTTCTACCGGGAACTCTTCTCCAGCTTTATTGCAAGCGTAAAGCTCCCTACCCGCCCCCATTATACGAGGCTGCAAATGATGATAGAAATTTTCTCTATGCTTAATGTGACGCGCTTGAAAGGTGGTTGGAATCAGTATTTCCACACATCTGCCCACCACTTCTTGCTCTGTATAACCAAATTGAGATTCTGCATATTTATTGAAATTCCGGATAATACCTTCTTTATCAGTTACAACTATACCAATTGTTGCATAATTAAAGAGTGATTCAAGTTTCAACAAATTCATAGCGGCCTCATTGGTCAAATTCTTACTAAGTAAAATGATAATACAAGTGAAGGCTATGCCGAAAGCTAAATTTAAAAAGATAGCCAGTGATGAAAAATTACTTTCTTCATGTAAAACATAAAAATCAAGAAACATGACTCCTAACCCTGCAATGCTAATAATTAAAGTATGGAGCCTTCTTACAGAAAAAAGTGTACAGACAATCGCAACAATGTAGAAGACTTTAATATGATAACTGGGAAATAGGAATGTATTGATAAGCCCCAGGCTTAAAAATATATAACCAATGATCAGCCAATAGTCGTTCTTCCTGGAAAGTGACATTGCATTGATTGAACACCATAAAATTACGCCAAACCTGAGACGTATCACGCAACATAAAGAGGAATAGATCAGGTTGAAGGTAATGGTCGCCTTTTCCAATTAATAATAAGCACTACTGCAAAACGAAACAATCTTTATGAGATGGATTGTAAATAATTTATTCTGTAAAGTGACCCGGAGAATATTTAAAGCTATGCATCTTCAATATCATAGCTTTAACATTAGTTAATAGCAATTTCTTTACCCCTACCCTTCATCATAAAACTGTTCATTCTGGGGTGCCATCAATGAAGCTTCACGCCCCATTTCATTTTGATGTTCCAACGAAAGATTGTCCGTTTCTGTAGTTTCAATCCAAAGATTGCCCATTTTGCGAAATACCTGAACCGGAAGGTTGAATTTTCGCTGGAACAATTGTTCTACCTCATTTACACTCTGGGATGGAATAATATCTATATCGCCTTCCCTCATTACTCCAAGCACTTCTACCAACAGGGTATAATCAGTTGCTTTATCGCTTAAAGGAGTGCCTTTACCTGGCTGGTGTTTACTTTTGAAAAACTCTAGTTTTAAAAAAGGAAATTCTAAATGAAATGCTTCTTTAACATCGCCTACTTTGGTAGTGGGAGCCAAATACAGTTGCATACAATATTTATTCTATTGAATTAAAGTTCATTTGTTTTCAAGGCTTTTACAATGACGGGCCTCAGCTGCCTTTGCTGATTGATATCATTGGCCCCACTAGTATGCGACATGAGCTGTGTCAGTAAATAGGTTAACTTCTATTTGTAATTTAATAGTGACAGCCTGTGGGCCGATCAAGTACAATAAATAAATCGTTATGGGAGGCTTACAAGGATTAACCAAAGCAGATGCAGAAAAACTACAGCAGCAATATGGAAAGAATACTTTTCAAATGGAGGGAAAGAATCAGCTATGGGATACGATTGTAAATACTATTAAGGAGCCGATGTTTTTGATGCTGCTGGCTGCGTGCCTTCTTTATTTTTTATTGCAGGAATACAAAGAAGGTTGGATGATGATTGCCGCCATGAGTATTGTAAGTGGTATTTCGTTGTACCAGGAAGGAAAAAGTAATAAGGCGTTGACAGCCTTACGCGACTTAACAGAACCTAAAGTTTTTGTGATAAGAGATGGCAAGGAATTGCAGGTAGATACAGCAGAATTGGTACCAGGAGATATTGTGCGGCTGGAGGAAGGCAATAAAGTACCAGCCGATGCTACTATACTGCAGCAAAATGATTTAACTATTAATGAAGCTGTTATTACCGGAGAGTCGTTACCAGCCATTAAGGAGAACAACCAAATGGTGTTTCAAGGTACTACAGTAAATACAGGAGGCGCTTTTATATCAGTTATAGCCATAGGCAATGAAACCAAGCTTGGTAAACTGGGTAAGCTTGTTACTTCCTATAGCGAACAAAAAACCAACCTGCGAAATAGTATAGACCAACTGGTACGTTTTCTTTCAGGCTTTGGCATCTTTGCTTTTATTGCCATTTTTCTTATGAACTACTTTTCGGGTGTTCATATTATAGCCAGCTTACTTTTTGCACTTACTCTGGCTATGGCAGTTCTCCCGGAAGAGATACCGGTCGCGTACACCTCCTTCATGGCCTTGGGTGCTTACCGACTTTCCCGCAAAGGCATCATTACCCGAAAGCCACAAACTTTGGAACATTTGGGCCGTGTAAGTGTTATCTGTATGGATAAAACCGGCACGATAACCGAAAACAAAATGAGCGTCAGGCACGTATACAATCATCATAGTAGTCAACTGACAGAGTTGGAAATGCGTCCCTTAAAAAAAGACGAGGCGCTACGTGTATTGACGTATGCAGTGTTGGCCAGTGAGACAATTCCTTTTGATGAAATGGAAAAAGCTATACTACGTGGTTACGGAGCACTTTCAAACGATATACATTGTGAGCCAATTGTATATGAATACCCTTTACAGGGGCGCCCACCAATGATGACGCATGTGTATAAAAATGCTGGACATTTTATTGTAGCCGCAAAAGGAGGCTTGGAAAGAATAATGGAAGTTTGCCAGCTACCTGAAACAATTAAAACACAGACAAATACACTGTCAATGCAACTGGCACGCGAAGGTTATCGCATTTTGGGTGTAGCCAGTGCTATCTATCCAGATAAAGTAATGCCAGCACACCAGGATGACTTCCCATGGCAGTTTGAAGGATTCATTAGCCTGTATGATCCTCCGCGTAAAGATGCACCTCTTTTAATGAAGCAGTTTTATAAGGCTGGCATAGATCTAAAGCTACTTACCGGCGACCTGGCAGAAACGGCGGCCACTATTGCTCAACAGGTTGGCATTAAAAAGCAAGGAAAAATATATACAGGTGAAGAGATCATGGAAATGACTGATAATGAACTGGAGTTTCAAATCAAGCGAAACAACATCTTTGCGCGCATGTTTCCTGAAGCAAAGATCCGAGTTGTAGAAGCTCTGAAAAAGTCAGGAGAGATAGTAACTATGATTGGCGATGGGGTGAATGATGGTCCCGCCATTAAAGCAGCGCATATTGGCATTGCTATGGGCAAGAGCGGTACTGAGGTGGCTCACCAAGCCGCCGACCTGGTATTAACGGATGATGCGATCGGCAAAATGATAGCAGCTATAGAACAAGGCCGCCGTATCTTTTCAAATCTGAATAAAGCGATACGCTACATTGTATCTATTCATATTCCCATACTACTTACTGCATCAATTCCGCTCTTGCTTGGCTGGAAATACCCTAACCTGTTCACGCCTATCCATATAATCTTTTTGGAACTAATTATGGGGCCTACCTGCTCCATCTTTTTTGAACGCGAGCCCTTGGAGCCTCAACTCATGCAACAAAAGCCAAATGCCTTCCCTTCTAAAATGTTTAAGAAAGATGAGTTAATGATCAGCATTACACAAGGCTTGATCATTACAGCGGGACTTTTTATTCTTTATCAAAGCTATGCACCCCAGTACTCGCTAGAGACAGTACGAACCATATTATTTACTACTCTCCTAATAAGTAATATTGGTCTCACGTATGTTAACCGTTCTTTTAAAGAGCCATTTTATGTAACGATGAGATACCGGAACAACCTGGCATTTCCCATTCTAATTCTTTCATTGACTTTTCTGACATGTATTCACGCAATACCTTATTTGCGGCTGCTATTTGGATTTACATCTATAAGAATGGTCGATATTTTTATTTGCACCGGCGTAGGTATAATGTCTGTTGCTTGGTTTGAAATATATAAAATGAACCTGAATGAAATTGAATGAGGCTATCAAGTCTAACATAAAATATAATAACCTAATGCCATGATACCAATCACTTTATAAAGTGATTGACCTCATTCAATAATAAGTAGTGATAAAATAATTTAACTGATAAATAGAGTGTCATGATTACACTATTAGAAAATCAACAGATTGAGCAACTCCTCTCCCGGCAAATTGTAGGAAGGATTGCTTGTCATGTTGACAACCTGCTTTATCTTGTTCCTGTTAGTTATGCATATGATGGCAAATATGTTTATGTGCATTCACATGAAGGCACTAAAATAAATATGATGCGTAAAAACCCTGAAATTTGCTTTGAAGTTGATGATATTACCGATATGGCTAATTGGCAGAGTGTTATTGCCTGGGGGCGTTTTGAAGAACTGAAAAAAGAAGAAGACAGGCAAAAAGCATTAAGGACTTTACTCAACCGGAAATTACCTTTAAGCTCAAGTATTACAACACATTTAGGAAAAACCTGGCCATTCTCTGAAGATGACCTTGATGATATTACCGGCATTGTTTACCGCATAGAACTAACAAAGAAAACAGGCCGGGCTGAACAAACATCGTTTTCACATTCCGATTGTCAATAACCTGTCCATCTTGCTAACCTTGTATTGGTTGTTTTTACTATTCCAGGATCATAATTCAATTAAAAAGAGCTTAAACCATTTCTTTTTCTGTAAGAAATTTCGTTTTACCTTACCAATAGAAACCTGCTAATTTATTCCTCTTAATCAATTGCTATGCGCTAATATACCTAAATGCATATAGCGCATACATAATTTAAAGTAACAACCAGCATTAGATTGATAAGGCATATTCTTGAATTAGTTGGGGGATCTGCAAAGGTTCGGCCACATGATCTACTGAACCACCTTCTATGGCATGCTGTGGCAAGTACTTACATGTACTTGAAAGCGGGTCTTGAGCAATCTCCAATCCGCCGGCACTTTTAATGGCCTGTGCCCCAGAAACGCCATCAAAGCCGCTTCCAGAAAGTATAACACCGATGGCCCGCTTTCCAAGTTCCTGCTTAGCCATTGAGCCAAAAAAGCGATCAACACACAAATTTTGTCCGGCAACAGGTCTTGCTACCAGTTCAAGTTTACTGTTTTTTAAAATGAGGTCCTGTGCTGAGGGCGCTATGTAGACCGTATTTGCCCTCAATGGCATTGATTGAGCAACATTTATCAGTTGCAGTTGAGAGTGTTGCTGCAGGATATCTTTCAGGTGACTTTGAAAATTTCTGGGAATATCCTTTGTTCTGCCTTTATTAAATATAATTTACTAACA
This genomic interval from Flavisolibacter tropicus contains the following:
- the ppsA gene encoding phosphoenolpyruvate synthase; this translates as MQPFIKKFNQVNLADITAVGGKNASLGEMLNQLSSKGIRLPDGFAATASCFWNFLESYNLTTALQQLMDRLDRNNYVNLKEIGKAARELILSHELPPATQAQIINAYRELSGTEDIAVAVRSSATAEDLPEASFAGQHDSFLHIEGGEAVIRAVHKCFASLYTDRAIKYREDKGFDHSKVAISVGIQKMVRSDRGSAGVCFTLEPESGFRDIIHISGVWGLGENIVQGTINPDEFLVFKPTLAQNKNAIIQKRLGDKAQTMIYATDSSSTTYNIDTPLNKREQFVLADHEIKQLAEWCLIIEEHYKKPMDIEWAKDGITGEMFIIQARPETVHSQKKLNTVTEYALQEKGEKITSGNAIGFKIASGRARIVHSPNEDSQIEKGDIIVTDTTSPDWDPILKKASAIVTNKGGRTSHASIIARELGIPAVVGCGNATEEINNDMPITVSCAEGKTGNVYRGLLKWKVEEHDFNNMYLPRHTKPLLIIGEPEKAFQLSFYPNEGVGLMRLEFIVNHYMQIHPMALVKFDELKDQAAKHKIEELTHSYKHKQQYFIDKVSQGIATIAAAFYPKDVIVRLSDFKTNEYANLIGGKEFEPKEENPMIGFRGASRYYHPLYKDAFKLECKAVLKVRNEMGFTNVKVMIPFCRTLQEGKRVIEEMERHGLSRDYSPSLEIYLMVEIPSNVILLNEFAQVFDGFSIGSNDLTQLTLGIDRDSAIVSQLFSEQDQAVKTMLSMAIHRANEAGIKIGLCGQAPSDMPDFAQFLVEQGITSISFNPDALLKGIQNIVEAENKLKSPANLSL
- a CDS encoding 2-hydroxyacid dehydrogenase, with protein sequence MRTLFYNTKSYERNFLEHAKAEHTVLYTSEGLTTQTVGLAKGFESISIFATDTADAPVLRALKMIGVRYITIRSPNYENVDIAEANSQGIHVANVQEYSPHAVAEHALCLLLALSRKTIQAHEQVQQLDFTLDHLIGFDLMGKKVGLLGTGKIGSAMAKILHGLGCTILAYDVDRNQQLENNYNVYYVGLHTLCSMSDIISIHLPPNNESYPLVTSSFFSKMKRGVIIINTASGAVLDTMALIEYLESGHIGAAGLDVYENEKEIFYQDLSQSMLKDPILLKLMSFPNVIITPHQGFATKEALTKMAMTTFENISCWEQKNSCANQITYGLQNELATKFQSNNIES
- a CDS encoding pyridoxamine 5'-phosphate oxidase family protein translates to MIGHLTETECKGFLKKEIVGRIGCSVNDETYVVPVNYLFDGNNIIAHSQEGKKIEMMRLNPKVCFEADDMKTLKNWRSVIAWGTYKEITDDTEKWDTLHNFVNRMMHFKFSETALPPEIMPQRMHPRSGKLKTVVFKIIIDKLTGRYEIEDE
- a CDS encoding response regulator gives rise to the protein MKKILVIEDNVPLLENTAELLELSNYHVLKAENGKKGVEVAVQEKPDLILCDIMMPEVDGYGVFHMLNKHSDLSHTPFIFLSAKSERSDFRMGMELGADDYITKPFTATELLNAIQKRLQKSDLVKQEIAEGIKGINQIHMHMSGEQALHEFIDGRGTSQYKKKQIIYFSGNHPHYLFYIQKGGVRTFKINDDGKEFITGLYKEGEFFGYVPLLEGVTYKETAQAVEETELIMLPKSEFEEIIYHNTEVTKTIIKLLSHNIAEKEQQLLDIAYNSLRKKVANALLVMKEKVSQQQPSGVPAIQLSRENMAALAGTATESFIRTLTDFRNEKLIDIKDGNVTILNEVKLKNMRN
- a CDS encoding sensor histidine kinase, encoding MEKATITFNLIYSSLCCVIRLRFGVILWCSINAMSLSRKNDYWLIIGYIFLSLGLINTFLFPSYHIKVFYIVAIVCTLFSVRRLHTLIISIAGLGVMFLDFYVLHEESNFSSLAIFLNLAFGIAFTCIIILLSKNLTNEAAMNLLKLESLFNYATIGIVVTDKEGIIRNFNKYAESQFGYTEQEVVGRCVEILIPTTFQARHIKHRENFYHHLQPRIMGAGRELYACNKAGEEFPVEVSLSYYKLGNETYVIAFVVDITLRKENEQVVLQQKVELEHTAFRIRQNNQELETKVESRTQLLKDALIELEKSKQELSDALEKEKELGDLKSRFVTMASHEFRTPLSTILSSADILEKYNTIDKNEKVEKQILRIKDCVIGMKTILEDFLSLGKLEEGTVKPKMELIEFRDYITEIEKLVQELQQIVKPGQVIAFHHSGESSVYTDRALVRNILTNLLSNAIKFSPENSCINVVCEIKDGLLNLVVTDKGIGISEEDQQHLFERFFRAPNAATIQGTGLGLHIIAKYVELMSGRIQIESNIGKGTSFIVELPNPILES
- a CDS encoding cation-translocating P-type ATPase; its protein translation is MGGLQGLTKADAEKLQQQYGKNTFQMEGKNQLWDTIVNTIKEPMFLMLLAACLLYFLLQEYKEGWMMIAAMSIVSGISLYQEGKSNKALTALRDLTEPKVFVIRDGKELQVDTAELVPGDIVRLEEGNKVPADATILQQNDLTINEAVITGESLPAIKENNQMVFQGTTVNTGGAFISVIAIGNETKLGKLGKLVTSYSEQKTNLRNSIDQLVRFLSGFGIFAFIAIFLMNYFSGVHIIASLLFALTLAMAVLPEEIPVAYTSFMALGAYRLSRKGIITRKPQTLEHLGRVSVICMDKTGTITENKMSVRHVYNHHSSQLTELEMRPLKKDEALRVLTYAVLASETIPFDEMEKAILRGYGALSNDIHCEPIVYEYPLQGRPPMMTHVYKNAGHFIVAAKGGLERIMEVCQLPETIKTQTNTLSMQLAREGYRILGVASAIYPDKVMPAHQDDFPWQFEGFISLYDPPRKDAPLLMKQFYKAGIDLKLLTGDLAETAATIAQQVGIKKQGKIYTGEEIMEMTDNELEFQIKRNNIFARMFPEAKIRVVEALKKSGEIVTMIGDGVNDGPAIKAAHIGIAMGKSGTEVAHQAADLVLTDDAIGKMIAAIEQGRRIFSNLNKAIRYIVSIHIPILLTASIPLLLGWKYPNLFTPIHIIFLELIMGPTCSIFFEREPLEPQLMQQKPNAFPSKMFKKDELMISITQGLIITAGLFILYQSYAPQYSLETVRTILFTTLLISNIGLTYVNRSFKEPFYVTMRYRNNLAFPILILSLTFLTCIHAIPYLRLLFGFTSIRMVDIFICTGVGIMSVAWFEIYKMNLNEIE
- a CDS encoding pyridoxamine 5'-phosphate oxidase family protein: MITLLENQQIEQLLSRQIVGRIACHVDNLLYLVPVSYAYDGKYVYVHSHEGTKINMMRKNPEICFEVDDITDMANWQSVIAWGRFEELKKEEDRQKALRTLLNRKLPLSSSITTHLGKTWPFSEDDLDDITGIVYRIELTKKTGRAEQTSFSHSDCQ
- a CDS encoding chemotaxis protein CheB is translated as MIFNKGRTKDIPRNFQSHLKDILQQHSQLQLINVAQSMPLRANTVYIAPSAQDLILKNSKLELVARPVAGQNLCVDRFFGSMAKQELGKRAIGVILSGSGFDGVSGAQAIKSAGGLEIAQDPLSSTCKYLPQHAIEGGSVDHVAEPLQIPQLIQEYALSI